One window of the Corynebacterium glutamicum ATCC 13032 genome contains the following:
- a CDS encoding Rib/alpha-like domain-containing protein → MVAEYPDGSSEIFPVTLNLIPEDTLVYDAVYKFKSIRTGSEDQITPFVSNQPDVPFPAGTSFTLTGYYEIDQLRSAGWKFELNPVTGELSVTVPISVIYPDGSRDNTIATMESVGPDDSELFKPDFDLIPIKSGDYIEIGVLAPGLPAGTEFHLDYYALPDRFFDLGGSTSLSGNGKFSLGVPLTWNDDLQLPISITFPDGSHTVENLHVDVTPANFAGNPIDEPKDDDKDHPQPAPKPSGSSFGSS, encoded by the coding sequence ATGGTCGCAGAGTACCCTGACGGATCCTCGGAAATATTCCCGGTAACGTTAAATTTAATTCCGGAAGATACCCTCGTTTATGACGCCGTCTACAAATTCAAAAGCATCCGAACTGGTTCCGAAGATCAAATAACCCCATTTGTATCAAACCAACCTGATGTGCCTTTCCCTGCAGGAACATCGTTCACATTAACTGGATATTATGAAATTGATCAGCTGAGAAGTGCAGGATGGAAATTTGAGCTTAATCCTGTAACAGGTGAACTTTCAGTCACAGTTCCTATCTCTGTAATTTACCCTGATGGGTCTCGTGATAACACAATCGCGACCATGGAATCCGTAGGCCCTGATGATTCTGAGCTTTTCAAACCAGACTTTGATTTAATCCCAATAAAATCAGGTGACTATATAGAGATAGGTGTACTCGCACCAGGGCTTCCTGCTGGTACGGAATTCCATCTCGATTACTACGCACTTCCGGATCGATTCTTTGACTTAGGCGGTTCTACAAGCCTTTCAGGCAACGGTAAGTTCTCTCTTGGAGTTCCACTTACCTGGAATGATGATCTCCAGCTCCCGATCTCGATTACTTTTCCTGACGGAAGCCACACAGTTGAGAATTTGCATGTTGACGTAACCCCCGCAAACTTTGCTGGCAACCCCATTGACGAGCCTAAGGACGATGACAAGGATCATCCACAACCGGCTCCTAAACCAAGTGGCAGCTCATTTGGTTCTAGCTAG
- a CDS encoding antibiotic biosynthesis monooxygenase family protein: MSFVNITALTFPAGAEKEIEQRFAARKKAVDTAKGFQEFELLRPQFGEDRYFVVTRWDSREDYQAWSDARPAGNHADDEQRGMSVEVLGFDVVPLEG; this comes from the coding sequence ATGTCATTTGTTAACATCACGGCTCTTACGTTCCCTGCAGGGGCTGAAAAAGAAATCGAACAACGCTTCGCGGCTCGTAAGAAGGCTGTAGATACGGCCAAAGGATTCCAAGAATTTGAGTTGTTGCGTCCACAATTTGGTGAGGATCGCTACTTCGTAGTTACTCGTTGGGATTCCCGCGAAGACTATCAAGCATGGTCGGATGCCCGCCCTGCCGGTAACCATGCTGATGATGAACAACGTGGCATGAGCGTGGAAGTTCTTGGTTTCGATGTGGTTCCTTTGGAAGGCTAA
- a CDS encoding ATP-dependent Clp protease ATP-binding subunit, with amino-acid sequence MFERFTDRARRVIVLAQEEARMLNHNYIGTEHILLGLIHEGEGVAAKALESMGISLDAVRQEVEEIIGQGSQPTTGHIPFTPRAKKVLELSLREGLQMGHKYIGTEFLLLGLIREGEGVAAQVLVKLGADLPRVRQQVIQLLSGYEGGQGGSPEGGQGAPTGGDAVGAGAAPGGRPSSGSPGERSTSLVLDQFGRNLTQAAKDGKLDPVVGRDKEIERIMQVLSRRTKNNPVLIGEPGVGKTAVVEGLALDIVNGKVPETLKDKQVYSLDLGSLVAGSRYRGDFEERLKKVLKEINQRGDIILFIDEIHTLVGAGAAEGAIDAASLLKPKLARGELQTIGATTLDEYRKHIEKDAALERRFQPVQVPEPSVDLTVEILKGLRDRYEAHHRVSITDGALTAAAQLADRYINDRFLPDKAVDLIDEAGARMRIKRMTAPSSLREVDERIADVRREKEAAIDAQDFEKAAGLRDKERKLGEERSEKEKQWRSGDLEDIAEVGEEQIAEVLANWTGIPVFKLTEAESSRLLNMEEELHKRIIGQDEAVKAVSRAIRRTRAGLKDPKRPSGSFIFAGPSGVGKTELSKALAGFLFGDDDSLIQIDMGEFHDRFTASRLFGAPPGYVGYEEGGQLTEKVRRKPFSVVLFDEIEKAHKEIYNTLLQVLEDGRLTDGQGRIVDFKNTVLIFTSNLGTADISKAVGLGFSGSSETDSDAQYDRMKNKVHDELKKHFRPEFLNRIDEIVVFHQLTKDQIVQMVDLLIGRVSNALAEKDMSIELTEKAKDLLANRGFDPVLGARPLRRTIQREIEDQMSEKILFGEIGAGEIVTVDVEGWDGESKDTDRAKFTFTPRPKPMPEGKFSEISVEAAEAIQDVDSAADGDVPETDSLSDIDLETLEKFEEDVENGTDIDQVSGDYYGTDDQGGTAPSKE; translated from the coding sequence ATGTTCGAGAGGTTTACCGATCGTGCACGCCGCGTGATTGTGCTCGCGCAGGAAGAGGCGCGCATGCTCAACCACAATTACATCGGCACGGAGCACATTCTCCTCGGCCTCATTCACGAGGGCGAGGGCGTTGCAGCCAAGGCTTTGGAATCCATGGGAATTTCCCTGGACGCCGTCCGCCAGGAAGTCGAAGAGATTATCGGCCAGGGCTCCCAGCCCACCACCGGCCACATTCCTTTTACTCCACGTGCCAAGAAGGTCCTGGAGCTCAGCCTCCGCGAAGGCCTACAAATGGGACACAAGTACATCGGTACTGAGTTCCTGCTTCTCGGTTTGATCCGTGAGGGCGAGGGCGTTGCTGCCCAGGTCCTGGTCAAGCTTGGTGCTGATCTGCCACGCGTGCGTCAGCAAGTTATTCAGCTTCTCTCCGGCTACGAAGGTGGCCAGGGCGGATCCCCAGAGGGCGGCCAGGGCGCCCCTACTGGCGGTGACGCTGTTGGTGCAGGAGCTGCTCCTGGCGGTCGTCCATCTTCGGGCAGCCCAGGCGAGCGTTCTACCTCTTTGGTCCTTGACCAGTTCGGCCGCAACCTCACCCAGGCTGCAAAGGACGGCAAGCTGGATCCAGTTGTTGGTCGCGATAAGGAAATCGAGCGCATCATGCAGGTGCTCTCCCGTCGTACCAAGAACAACCCAGTTCTTATTGGTGAGCCAGGTGTTGGTAAGACCGCAGTTGTTGAAGGTCTTGCACTAGACATTGTTAACGGCAAGGTTCCAGAGACCCTCAAGGACAAGCAGGTTTACTCCCTTGACTTAGGTTCCCTGGTTGCAGGTTCCCGTTACCGCGGTGACTTCGAAGAGCGACTGAAGAAGGTCCTCAAGGAGATTAACCAGCGCGGCGACATCATCCTGTTTATCGATGAGATCCACACCCTCGTGGGTGCAGGTGCAGCAGAAGGCGCAATCGACGCTGCCTCCCTGCTTAAGCCAAAGCTTGCCCGCGGTGAACTGCAGACCATTGGTGCAACCACCCTGGATGAGTACCGTAAGCACATTGAAAAGGACGCAGCTCTTGAGCGTCGTTTCCAGCCAGTGCAGGTTCCAGAGCCTTCGGTTGATCTCACCGTTGAGATCTTGAAGGGTCTGCGCGACCGCTACGAAGCTCACCACCGCGTATCCATCACCGATGGTGCTCTTACTGCAGCAGCTCAGCTTGCTGATCGCTACATCAACGACCGCTTCTTGCCAGATAAGGCCGTTGACCTCATCGATGAGGCTGGCGCCCGCATGCGCATCAAGCGCATGACCGCACCTTCCTCCCTCCGCGAGGTTGATGAGCGTATCGCTGATGTTCGCCGTGAGAAGGAAGCAGCGATCGATGCTCAGGACTTTGAGAAGGCAGCAGGTCTTCGCGATAAGGAGCGCAAGCTCGGCGAAGAGCGTTCAGAGAAGGAAAAGCAGTGGCGCTCCGGCGACCTCGAGGACATCGCTGAGGTTGGCGAAGAGCAGATCGCAGAAGTACTGGCCAACTGGACTGGTATTCCTGTCTTCAAGCTCACCGAAGCTGAATCTTCACGCCTGCTCAACATGGAAGAAGAGTTGCACAAGCGCATCATCGGACAGGATGAAGCTGTCAAGGCTGTCTCCCGTGCGATCCGTCGTACCCGTGCAGGTCTGAAGGATCCTAAGCGTCCTTCCGGCTCCTTCATCTTCGCTGGTCCATCCGGCGTTGGTAAGACCGAGCTGTCCAAGGCTCTCGCAGGATTCCTCTTCGGTGACGATGATTCCCTCATCCAAATCGACATGGGTGAGTTCCACGACCGCTTCACCGCGTCCCGACTTTTCGGTGCCCCTCCGGGATACGTTGGCTACGAAGAAGGTGGCCAGCTGACCGAGAAGGTTCGCCGTAAGCCATTCTCCGTTGTGCTTTTCGACGAAATCGAGAAGGCCCACAAGGAGATCTACAACACCTTGCTGCAGGTGTTGGAAGATGGTCGCCTTACCGATGGTCAGGGACGCATCGTGGACTTCAAGAACACCGTCCTGATCTTCACCTCCAACCTGGGCACCGCTGACATCTCCAAGGCTGTTGGCCTGGGCTTCTCCGGATCCTCCGAGACTGACAGCGATGCTCAGTACGACCGCATGAAGAACAAGGTCCACGACGAGCTGAAGAAGCACTTCCGCCCTGAGTTCCTGAACCGTATTGATGAGATCGTGGTCTTCCACCAGCTCACCAAGGATCAGATCGTTCAGATGGTCGACCTTCTTATCGGTCGCGTTTCCAACGCACTGGCTGAGAAGGACATGAGCATCGAACTGACTGAGAAGGCCAAGGACCTCCTGGCTAACCGAGGCTTCGATCCAGTTCTGGGTGCACGACCATTGCGTCGCACCATCCAGCGCGAAATTGAAGACCAGATGTCCGAGAAGATCCTCTTCGGTGAAATCGGCGCAGGCGAGATCGTCACCGTTGACGTCGAAGGCTGGGACGGCGAGTCCAAGGACACCGACCGTGCGAAGTTCACCTTCACACCACGTCCAAAGCCAATGCCAGAAGGTAAGTTCTCTGAGATCTCTGTCGAGGCTGCGGAAGCAATTCAAGATGTAGATTCTGCAGCTGACGGCGATGTCCCAGAAACCGATTCACTTTCCGACATTGACCTTGAAACCCTTGAAAAGTTTGAGGAAGATGTAGAAAACGGCACCGACATTGATCAGGTGTCCGGTGACTACTACGGCACCGATGATCAGGGAGGCACTGCTCCAAGCAAGGAGTAG
- a CDS encoding GuaB1 family IMP dehydrogenase-related protein produces the protein MRFLNNSNPPYELTYSDVFMVPSRSDVGSRMSVDLRTNDGTGTTIPLVVANMTAVAGRRMAETIARRGGMAILPQDVPADIAAETIANVKKADLVFDTPITVKPHHTVGYARNLIHKRAHGAAIVLEGDQPVGIVTDKDLEGADNFTQVGTLMSTSLLTLPEDISPEDAFGILHEHSRKLAPVVAADGSLRGILTRTGALRATMYKPAIDANGRLRVGAAIGINGDIEGRTKTLLDAGADVLVVDTAHGHQSTMISALKRIRALDVNVPIVAGNVVTADGVRDLVEAGANIIKVGVGPGAMCTTRMQTGVGRPQFSAVLECAAEARKLGAHVWADGGVRDPRDVALALAAGASNVMVGSWFSGTYESPGDLRFESDGRMYKESFGMASRRAVESRNQKVEAFEKARRAMFEEGISTARIYIDKRHGGVEDLVDQIISGVRSSFTYAGADSIETFFERATVGVQSTEGYAEGKPRASR, from the coding sequence ATGCGTTTTCTTAACAATTCCAATCCGCCCTATGAGCTGACATATTCCGATGTGTTTATGGTGCCTTCGCGTTCTGACGTAGGCTCCCGCATGTCCGTGGATCTGCGCACCAATGACGGAACTGGAACAACCATCCCGCTCGTTGTGGCAAACATGACTGCTGTTGCTGGCCGACGCATGGCTGAGACCATTGCGCGCCGCGGTGGCATGGCGATTCTTCCGCAGGATGTGCCCGCCGATATTGCTGCAGAGACTATCGCGAATGTGAAGAAAGCGGACCTGGTTTTTGATACCCCAATTACCGTAAAACCGCACCACACCGTGGGTTATGCACGCAACTTGATCCACAAGCGTGCGCACGGTGCAGCCATTGTTTTGGAGGGCGATCAGCCGGTCGGCATCGTCACCGACAAGGACCTCGAAGGCGCAGACAACTTCACTCAGGTGGGCACCCTCATGTCCACCTCCCTATTGACGCTGCCTGAGGATATTTCCCCCGAAGACGCCTTCGGAATCCTCCACGAACACAGCCGCAAACTCGCCCCCGTCGTCGCGGCTGACGGCTCACTCCGCGGCATCCTCACCCGCACCGGCGCCCTGCGCGCCACCATGTACAAGCCGGCTATCGACGCCAACGGCCGCCTGCGAGTCGGCGCCGCCATCGGCATCAACGGCGACATCGAAGGACGCACCAAAACGCTTCTCGACGCCGGCGCCGACGTTCTAGTCGTCGACACAGCACACGGCCACCAATCCACCATGATCAGCGCCCTCAAACGCATCCGCGCACTCGACGTCAACGTCCCCATCGTTGCTGGCAACGTGGTCACCGCCGATGGTGTCCGCGACCTAGTTGAAGCAGGCGCAAACATCATCAAGGTAGGCGTTGGACCAGGCGCAATGTGCACCACCCGCATGCAAACCGGCGTTGGCCGACCACAGTTCTCCGCAGTGCTGGAATGCGCAGCCGAAGCCCGCAAACTCGGCGCACACGTATGGGCAGACGGCGGAGTCCGCGACCCCCGCGACGTCGCCCTGGCACTCGCAGCTGGCGCCTCCAACGTGATGGTCGGATCCTGGTTCTCCGGAACCTACGAATCCCCCGGCGACCTCCGCTTCGAATCCGACGGACGCATGTACAAAGAATCCTTCGGTATGGCATCCCGGCGCGCCGTGGAAAGCCGAAACCAAAAGGTCGAAGCTTTCGAAAAAGCACGCCGCGCAATGTTCGAAGAAGGCATCTCCACTGCCCGCATCTACATTGACAAACGCCACGGCGGAGTCGAGGACCTGGTAGATCAAATCATCTCCGGTGTCCGCTCCTCATTCACCTACGCAGGCGCCGATTCGATTGAAACCTTCTTCGAACGCGCCACCGTCGGAGTTCAATCCACCGAAGGCTACGCAGAAGGAAAGCCACGCGCTTCGCGTTAA
- a CDS encoding helix-turn-helix domain-containing protein, with protein MWEGHNARALLPLDIRTIDDRPMQASETNLHLPSMRMASVFGTSQFVERSESFISENPTGVVAIFFATEGEAVFFHRGGHVALRPGQAIVYDADRPFLRGFNNRFRELVLTIPKQRYLEIVGSKGPELPAIFEFGATGTANEQALARLVQESLHRIESGEPKHIDSSGPLGKPWSDIEHEAHGLIRNVLGDATSSEEGLISAAQRFIDINISESDLQASRIAAAVGISERQLSRIFSDSGQTIGRYVLNTRLDFAKEALSTPERDKVSVSEIGKRFGFASPSHFSRTFRERFEMTPLQWRKESQRQSFQE; from the coding sequence ATGTGGGAGGGCCACAATGCTCGCGCATTGCTTCCGCTCGACATTAGAACCATTGACGATCGCCCCATGCAGGCCTCCGAAACCAACCTGCACCTCCCATCAATGCGGATGGCGAGCGTATTCGGGACTTCGCAATTTGTCGAGCGTTCAGAGAGTTTCATCTCAGAAAACCCCACGGGTGTGGTTGCGATCTTCTTTGCGACTGAAGGTGAAGCAGTCTTCTTCCACCGTGGTGGACATGTAGCGCTTCGGCCAGGTCAGGCCATTGTTTACGACGCCGATAGGCCATTCCTCCGCGGATTCAACAATCGCTTCCGCGAGCTAGTTCTCACCATCCCGAAGCAGCGCTACCTTGAAATTGTTGGCTCAAAAGGCCCTGAGCTTCCCGCTATTTTTGAGTTCGGAGCAACAGGAACCGCCAATGAACAAGCTTTAGCGCGACTAGTTCAGGAATCTCTACACAGGATTGAAAGTGGCGAGCCGAAGCATATCGATTCCAGTGGACCTTTAGGAAAACCGTGGAGCGATATCGAGCACGAGGCCCACGGACTTATCCGCAATGTACTTGGCGACGCCACAAGTAGCGAAGAAGGCTTAATTTCTGCAGCCCAGAGATTTATTGACATCAATATTTCCGAAAGTGACTTACAAGCGTCGCGGATTGCTGCAGCCGTGGGAATCAGCGAACGCCAACTAAGTCGAATCTTCTCAGACTCAGGACAAACTATCGGACGCTACGTCCTAAACACCCGACTGGATTTTGCAAAGGAAGCGCTGTCGACACCGGAGCGAGACAAGGTTTCGGTCAGTGAGATCGGTAAGCGCTTTGGGTTCGCTTCCCCAAGTCATTTCAGTCGCACCTTCCGCGAGCGGTTTGAAATGACGCCGCTTCAATGGAGGAAGGAATCGCAGCGTCAATCCTTTCAAGAGTGA
- a CDS encoding phenol hydroxylase has protein sequence MQFHYEGYATGDPMEMRAEGSGINRPDDLPEVMDVLIVGAGPAGTIAAAQLSRFPNVTTRLVERSDRRLELANADGVHSRTIETFQAFGFAHEILAEAHEITDMAFWKPDPQNPREIIRDNSTRELPQHISEFPMALLTQTRIIDHFNRFMKNSPTRMKPDYGYEFVDFEVEEDAEYPVIVTLRRTSGEQTGELVTVRTKYLVGADGARSQVRKSLGYRLQGKQANHAWGVMDIHANTEFPDVRKKCTIKSDSGRTILLIPREGGFLFRLYVDLGEVPDDGSKAVRDTPLQDVIDTANQIMAPFTLDVKNVVWNSIYEVGHRVADHFDDRVSEKTSSEHPRIFIAGDACHTHSAKAGQGMNVSMQDGFNLGWKLGHVASGNSPRELLQTYAEEREDIAYKLIEYDKNWSTLMAKPSSEMGSAQDLEDFYRANSEFNAGYMTHYPPSSITMDGSNQDLAKGYPIGRRFKSAMVGRVCDFTETHLGHQATADGRMRAYVFAGSDALNGEGSELDRWAEWAEANLDPTLVDAKVIYQSPYTELDTRQVPSVFKPAVGIFELTNVENSFGITTDSDIFDSREISRDGVVVVVRPDQYVSGIFPLTDTQGLGEFLTGYFPKMKGAHQLINAN, from the coding sequence ATGCAGTTTCATTATGAAGGATACGCAACCGGTGACCCAATGGAGATGCGCGCGGAAGGTAGCGGAATCAACCGCCCGGACGATCTCCCCGAGGTCATGGATGTTCTCATCGTTGGTGCAGGTCCGGCTGGCACCATCGCAGCGGCTCAGCTTTCCCGATTCCCCAATGTGACCACCCGCCTCGTAGAGAGAAGCGACCGTCGCCTCGAACTAGCCAATGCAGATGGCGTGCACTCCCGAACCATTGAAACTTTCCAGGCATTTGGTTTCGCCCACGAGATCCTCGCCGAAGCTCATGAAATCACCGACATGGCGTTCTGGAAGCCGGACCCGCAAAACCCTCGTGAGATCATTCGCGACAACAGCACCCGCGAGCTGCCACAGCACATCAGTGAATTTCCGATGGCGTTGCTCACCCAGACCCGCATCATCGACCACTTCAACCGGTTCATGAAGAACTCCCCAACCAGGATGAAGCCTGACTATGGATACGAGTTCGTGGACTTTGAAGTAGAAGAAGACGCAGAATATCCGGTAATTGTCACCCTCCGCCGCACCAGTGGCGAGCAAACTGGCGAATTGGTCACCGTCCGCACCAAGTACCTGGTCGGTGCCGATGGTGCACGAAGCCAAGTGCGCAAATCACTGGGATACCGACTCCAAGGTAAGCAGGCTAACCACGCTTGGGGTGTGATGGATATTCACGCGAACACCGAGTTCCCCGACGTGCGCAAGAAGTGCACCATCAAATCTGATTCGGGTCGCACCATCTTGCTCATCCCACGTGAGGGTGGCTTCCTCTTCCGTCTCTACGTTGACCTGGGCGAAGTACCTGATGATGGCAGCAAGGCTGTTCGTGATACCCCACTCCAGGATGTCATCGACACCGCGAACCAGATCATGGCTCCATTCACCCTCGACGTGAAAAACGTTGTGTGGAACTCCATCTACGAGGTAGGCCACCGCGTCGCAGACCATTTCGATGACCGTGTTTCAGAAAAAACCTCGAGCGAACACCCACGCATTTTCATTGCTGGCGACGCCTGCCACACCCACAGCGCTAAGGCTGGCCAGGGCATGAACGTGTCCATGCAGGACGGATTCAACCTTGGCTGGAAGCTTGGACATGTGGCCAGCGGAAATAGCCCACGCGAACTACTTCAGACCTACGCTGAAGAGCGCGAAGACATTGCCTACAAGCTCATCGAGTACGACAAGAACTGGTCAACACTCATGGCAAAGCCAAGCAGCGAAATGGGCAGTGCCCAAGACCTTGAGGATTTCTACCGCGCGAACTCTGAGTTCAATGCCGGCTACATGACCCACTATCCTCCTTCTTCCATCACAATGGATGGCAGCAACCAAGATCTGGCAAAGGGCTACCCAATTGGCCGACGCTTCAAGTCAGCGATGGTTGGTCGAGTCTGCGACTTCACCGAAACACACCTCGGTCACCAAGCAACAGCCGACGGACGCATGCGCGCATACGTCTTCGCAGGATCCGATGCACTTAACGGCGAGGGTTCTGAGCTAGACCGCTGGGCAGAATGGGCAGAGGCGAACCTTGACCCCACGCTTGTCGACGCCAAGGTGATTTACCAAAGCCCTTATACCGAGCTCGACACCCGCCAGGTTCCATCCGTGTTCAAACCTGCAGTCGGGATCTTCGAACTGACCAATGTGGAAAACTCCTTCGGTATCACCACGGACTCCGACATCTTTGATAGTCGCGAGATCTCCCGCGATGGTGTCGTGGTGGTAGTCCGACCAGACCAATACGTTTCCGGAATCTTCCCACTCACTGATACCCAAGGGCTTGGCGAATTCCTCACCGGATACTTCCCCAAAATGAAAGGCGCACATCAGCTAATCAACGCGAACTAA
- a CDS encoding MDR family MFS transporter yields the protein MDSQINTQTSPAAAKLPREVVVVLSILVVSAMIMILNETILSVALPSIMEDFSVPETTAQWLTTGFMLTMAVVIPTTGYLLDRFSTKTIFVTALLFFTVGTLTAALAPTFAVLLGARIVQAVGTALVMPLLMTVTLTVVPAERRGSMMGIISIVISVAPALGPTLSGVILNSLTWHWLFWMMLPIVVIALVIGFFLIKNIGETKITPLDVLSVILSVFAFGGLVYGFSSFGAILEGEGTVGIFAIVVGAIALLIFALRQHQLGKQDKALMDLRAFKVRNFSFSLTTILLAFGAMLGTVMVLPIYLQTSLGVTALVTGLVVMPGGLLQGLISPFIGRFYDKVGPRPLLIPGAIALAIAASSMTFLNENSPVWMVVVMHVVFSIGMCLMMTPLMTTALGALPKHLYGHGSAILNTFQQLAGAAGTAIMIAALSFGTSIAASSGSAHAEAVAAGTKVAFIAGAIIAVIALVVSLFVTRVEEEAH from the coding sequence ATGGATTCCCAAATTAATACTCAGACCTCTCCGGCAGCTGCGAAGCTGCCTAGGGAGGTCGTTGTTGTTCTTTCGATCCTCGTGGTTTCCGCGATGATCATGATTCTTAATGAAACCATTCTGTCGGTTGCGTTGCCTTCCATCATGGAAGATTTCTCCGTGCCTGAAACTACTGCACAGTGGTTGACCACTGGCTTTATGTTGACGATGGCAGTGGTGATTCCAACTACTGGTTATCTGCTTGATCGTTTTTCCACTAAGACGATCTTTGTTACTGCGTTGTTGTTCTTTACGGTTGGTACGTTGACTGCGGCGTTGGCTCCAACGTTTGCGGTGCTGCTTGGTGCTCGTATCGTTCAGGCGGTTGGTACTGCGCTGGTGATGCCTTTGCTGATGACGGTTACGTTGACGGTGGTTCCTGCGGAGCGTCGTGGTTCGATGATGGGCATTATTTCCATCGTGATTTCTGTTGCGCCGGCGCTTGGTCCTACGTTGTCTGGTGTCATTCTTAACTCTTTGACCTGGCACTGGTTGTTTTGGATGATGCTTCCGATCGTTGTTATCGCTTTGGTAATTGGTTTCTTCTTGATCAAAAATATCGGCGAAACCAAGATCACCCCACTGGATGTTCTGTCTGTCATCCTTTCGGTGTTTGCCTTCGGTGGTTTGGTGTACGGCTTCAGTTCCTTCGGAGCAATCCTGGAGGGCGAAGGCACCGTAGGTATCTTCGCGATCGTCGTTGGCGCCATCGCACTCCTCATCTTTGCTTTGCGACAGCACCAACTCGGCAAGCAAGACAAAGCACTGATGGATCTCCGAGCCTTCAAGGTGAGGAACTTCAGCTTCTCCTTGACCACCATCCTTTTGGCGTTCGGCGCGATGCTCGGAACCGTCATGGTTTTGCCAATCTACCTGCAGACTTCCCTCGGAGTTACTGCTTTGGTGACCGGTTTGGTTGTTATGCCCGGCGGCCTCCTCCAGGGTCTGATCAGCCCATTCATCGGACGTTTCTACGACAAGGTCGGTCCACGTCCGCTGCTGATTCCCGGAGCAATTGCGCTGGCTATCGCGGCATCCTCGATGACTTTCCTCAATGAGAATTCACCCGTGTGGATGGTCGTGGTCATGCACGTTGTGTTCAGCATCGGCATGTGTTTGATGATGACCCCTCTCATGACCACCGCTCTCGGCGCCCTTCCGAAGCACCTCTATGGTCACGGCTCCGCAATTTTGAACACGTTCCAACAGCTCGCAGGCGCAGCCGGAACAGCGATCATGATTGCAGCACTTTCCTTCGGCACTTCCATTGCAGCGTCTTCGGGATCTGCGCATGCTGAAGCTGTTGCCGCTGGTACCAAGGTTGCGTTCATCGCAGGCGCAATCATCGCGGTGATCGCTTTGGTTGTTTCCCTCTTCGTCACTCGCGTCGAGGAAGAAGCTCACTAA
- a CDS encoding DUF559 domain-containing protein produces the protein MKNWQEEFQLVNLTKLLHSDTETSAAISNGQMIKLTHEVAINAEKYRSLPAWDKAAARAFAVGMTVDKAVVAGQSAARLWGYQTLTVEKTVLCLLPERLRSKSSKHWPSGMRYKDRYLSSRDIREVHGIRVTGAFRTFLDIALDDGVVAAVVTIDSARRQNPSLTREKLMHSAESFPRHRGVKAYRQAIELSIPNSDSAQETRARLILREAKLPEIQSVKVQARFDQSHNKYFLVDFLINEWIIVEIDGRSKYDSPELNEVLMAERDREKFFLNQGYAVLRIDPKQLDLNQDGECEFIGILKNTLQKTPPEHLKQAA, from the coding sequence ATGAAAAACTGGCAAGAAGAATTCCAACTAGTCAATCTCACGAAACTTCTGCATAGCGATACCGAGACTTCTGCGGCAATCAGTAATGGTCAAATGATTAAACTCACTCATGAAGTCGCAATCAATGCTGAAAAGTACCGAAGCCTTCCTGCATGGGATAAAGCAGCCGCCCGAGCTTTTGCAGTGGGTATGACTGTGGACAAAGCAGTGGTAGCGGGGCAGTCTGCGGCGAGGTTATGGGGATACCAAACTTTGACTGTTGAGAAAACCGTGTTGTGTCTGTTGCCGGAAAGGCTACGTTCAAAATCCTCCAAGCATTGGCCGTCCGGGATGCGATATAAAGATCGTTACCTCTCGTCGCGTGATATTCGAGAGGTTCATGGGATCCGAGTTACGGGAGCGTTCCGCACATTTTTGGACATCGCTTTGGATGATGGGGTGGTGGCGGCTGTGGTCACTATTGATTCAGCTCGAAGACAGAATCCATCGCTTACGCGTGAGAAGTTAATGCACAGTGCGGAAAGTTTCCCGAGGCATCGGGGTGTGAAGGCGTATCGGCAGGCGATTGAGTTGTCGATTCCCAATTCGGATAGTGCTCAGGAGACGAGGGCTCGGTTAATCCTTCGGGAGGCCAAGCTCCCGGAAATCCAGTCAGTGAAGGTGCAGGCCCGTTTCGATCAATCGCACAACAAGTATTTCCTCGTCGATTTCTTGATCAATGAGTGGATCATCGTGGAGATTGATGGACGTTCGAAATATGATTCCCCGGAGCTCAATGAGGTGCTCATGGCTGAACGCGATCGGGAGAAATTCTTCCTCAATCAGGGCTATGCGGTCTTAAGAATCGATCCGAAACAGTTAGACCTCAACCAAGATGGGGAGTGTGAGTTCATCGGAATCCTCAAAAACACTTTGCAGAAGACCCCACCTGAGCACCTCAAGCAAGCCGCCTAA